One segment of Zhihengliuella halotolerans DNA contains the following:
- a CDS encoding endonuclease domain-containing protein, whose product MDLDDLLRQRGALTRRDLADRGLSRRRIEAAFSNYPRPRADIIADPGLHPNAMEALRLAAALTCVSAAEFTGGWVLTTPSRLHLATPHGHPQGPCKFAVVRHRITTAATLVVDPTQMCLHAAGCLEPVESAVIVESALVRGLVTLDDLRARLGNRHGRNARQSLDLVRGVAGSPIEVVVRAGLLRTGLDFQEQAELPGIGRVDFLVAGRLIVELDGWQWHGNRAAWQNDMRRDQEAARSGYRSIRFSASQVLNRTDSVIETIREILATGTDVRIPPFSRRDDLNTVC is encoded by the coding sequence GTGGACCTCGACGACCTCCTGCGCCAACGCGGCGCTCTGACCCGACGCGACCTCGCGGATCGCGGGCTCTCGCGGCGCCGGATCGAAGCCGCATTCTCGAACTACCCTCGCCCGCGGGCGGACATCATCGCGGATCCTGGACTGCATCCCAACGCGATGGAGGCCCTACGTCTGGCTGCCGCGTTGACGTGCGTATCGGCCGCCGAGTTCACCGGCGGTTGGGTGCTGACAACGCCGTCCAGACTTCACCTGGCGACACCTCACGGTCATCCGCAGGGACCCTGCAAATTCGCCGTCGTCCGGCACCGCATCACCACCGCCGCGACGCTCGTCGTGGATCCGACGCAGATGTGCCTCCACGCCGCTGGCTGTCTTGAACCAGTCGAATCCGCAGTCATCGTCGAATCGGCGCTCGTCCGAGGACTCGTCACCCTCGACGACCTCCGCGCCCGGTTGGGGAACCGCCACGGCCGAAACGCTCGGCAGTCTCTGGACCTCGTCCGCGGAGTGGCCGGCTCCCCCATTGAAGTCGTCGTACGCGCGGGGCTGCTGCGGACGGGACTCGACTTCCAAGAACAAGCGGAGCTGCCGGGCATCGGCCGGGTGGACTTCCTCGTCGCAGGTCGGTTGATCGTCGAACTTGACGGCTGGCAGTGGCACGGGAACCGGGCAGCCTGGCAGAACGACATGCGCCGAGATCAGGAAGCGGCCCGCTCCGGCTACCGGTCCATCCGTTTCAGCGCCTCGCAGGTCCTGAACAGGACCGATTCCGTCATCGAAACCATCCGGGAGATCCTCGCCACGGGCACGGATGTGCGAATCCCCCCGTTTTCGCGCCGCGACGACCTCAACACGGTCTGCTGA
- a CDS encoding NCS2 family permease, with protein sequence MHKTGVPTQNAGAGLLDRYFMISERGSSFSREIRGGIATFFAMSYIVVLNPLILSGADSTGAELGPARVAAATALVAGIMTILMGAWAKHPFAMATGLGVNAFLAITVATNPGLTWPEVMGLVLIAGVTMMILVLTGFRTAVFRAVPPSLKTAIVVGIGMFIALIGLVNAGFVRRVPDAAGTTVPVGLGFDGELLGWPLLVFVVGLLLTAALVIRKVRGAILIGIVVSAALANALELAFGIGSSAENPQGWSLVVPAMPEWASPDLSLIGEISVFGAFQTLGVTAAVLLTFVLLLSIFFDAMGTMVGLANEAGSVDEKGNIPNVNRVLLVDAAGAIAGGGASVSSNQIYVESGAGIGEGARTGLASIVTGILFVLAMFLTPLIHLVPFEAVAPALVVVGFMMITQVVKIDWTDWGIALPAFLTFTLMPFTYSIANGIGAGFVSFVFLRAVQGRAKEVHPLMWVVAAAFVLFFGIGVLEQAIA encoded by the coding sequence ATGCACAAAACTGGAGTACCCACGCAGAACGCGGGAGCCGGTCTGCTCGACCGCTATTTCATGATCTCCGAGCGCGGCTCGTCCTTCTCGCGGGAAATCCGCGGCGGCATCGCCACCTTCTTCGCGATGAGCTATATCGTGGTGCTGAACCCGCTGATCCTCTCCGGGGCCGATTCGACCGGGGCCGAGCTGGGGCCGGCCCGAGTGGCCGCCGCGACCGCCCTCGTCGCCGGCATCATGACGATCCTCATGGGCGCGTGGGCGAAGCACCCGTTCGCCATGGCCACGGGGCTGGGCGTCAACGCCTTCCTCGCAATCACGGTCGCGACCAATCCGGGCCTGACGTGGCCTGAGGTGATGGGGCTGGTACTCATCGCCGGCGTGACCATGATGATCCTCGTCCTCACGGGCTTCCGCACGGCGGTCTTCCGCGCCGTGCCGCCGTCGCTGAAGACCGCGATCGTCGTCGGCATCGGCATGTTCATCGCGCTCATCGGCCTCGTGAACGCCGGTTTCGTCCGCCGCGTCCCCGATGCTGCAGGCACGACAGTGCCCGTCGGCCTGGGCTTCGACGGCGAGCTGCTCGGCTGGCCGCTCCTCGTTTTCGTCGTCGGGCTTCTGCTGACGGCGGCCCTCGTGATCCGCAAGGTGCGCGGCGCGATCCTGATCGGCATCGTCGTCTCCGCGGCGCTGGCGAACGCCCTGGAGCTGGCCTTCGGGATCGGCTCGAGCGCCGAGAACCCACAGGGCTGGTCCCTCGTGGTCCCGGCGATGCCGGAGTGGGCATCCCCCGACCTGTCGCTCATCGGCGAGATCTCGGTCTTCGGCGCATTCCAGACCCTCGGCGTGACGGCGGCCGTGCTCCTGACCTTCGTCCTGCTGCTCTCGATCTTCTTCGACGCCATGGGCACGATGGTCGGCCTCGCCAACGAGGCGGGCTCCGTCGACGAGAAGGGCAACATCCCGAACGTCAACCGCGTGCTGCTCGTCGACGCCGCGGGCGCGATTGCGGGCGGCGGCGCCTCGGTCTCCTCCAACCAGATCTACGTCGAGTCCGGCGCGGGCATCGGCGAAGGTGCCCGCACCGGCCTGGCCTCGATCGTCACGGGCATCCTGTTCGTGCTGGCGATGTTCCTGACCCCGCTCATCCACCTCGTACCGTTCGAGGCCGTCGCCCCGGCACTCGTCGTCGTCGGATTCATGATGATCACCCAGGTCGTGAAGATCGACTGGACCGACTGGGGCATCGCCCTGCCCGCGTTCCTGACCTTCACCCTGATGCCGTTCACGTACTCGATTGCCAACGGCATCGGTGCGGGATTCGTGTCCTTCGTCTTCCTGCGCGCCGTTCAGGGCCGCGCCAAGGAGGTCCATCCGCTCATGTGGGTTGTCGCCGCCGCGTTCGTGCTCTTCTTCGGCATCGGCGTGCTCGAGCAGGCGATCGCCTAG
- a CDS encoding universal stress protein yields MTEYPSEGDTGPDRAEGVVGGIIVGVDGSEAGQCALKWAADEARRRSMPLNVVTAYTIPVFAASSMDAGYATLDDDVIREGAQEVLRDAIHGLDTTGIDVKLLLESGDPAGVLLDLSESADLIVVGTRGRGGFVGRMLGSVSSALPAHAKCPTVVVPQCVTTVPTDAPERRDVVVVGVDGSERARHAVLIAAERATERGVPLRVVCGIPPVSGALAWMPATVDQEALVADIQVQLGNGARWLNSHFPNLEIETEAVNGPPIEMLLEESARSRLTVVGTRGRGGFAGMLLGSTSQGVLHHARGPVLVVPDRDDPRLHNRSDFDTPAG; encoded by the coding sequence ATGACTGAGTACCCCAGTGAAGGTGACACGGGCCCGGACCGCGCCGAAGGCGTGGTCGGCGGGATCATCGTGGGCGTCGACGGTTCCGAAGCCGGTCAGTGTGCCCTGAAATGGGCGGCTGACGAGGCGCGCCGCCGGAGCATGCCCCTCAACGTCGTCACCGCGTACACGATTCCGGTGTTCGCGGCGTCCAGTATGGACGCGGGATACGCGACCCTGGACGACGACGTCATCCGCGAAGGCGCGCAAGAGGTCCTGCGTGACGCGATTCATGGTCTCGACACCACTGGAATCGACGTCAAACTGCTTCTCGAGTCCGGCGACCCGGCCGGTGTGCTGCTCGACCTGAGCGAGAGCGCGGACCTCATCGTGGTCGGCACGCGCGGCCGCGGCGGCTTCGTCGGGCGCATGCTCGGTTCGGTCAGCTCCGCGCTTCCGGCCCACGCGAAGTGCCCGACCGTCGTCGTGCCGCAGTGCGTCACGACCGTCCCGACGGATGCTCCCGAGCGGCGCGACGTCGTCGTGGTGGGTGTGGACGGATCCGAACGGGCGCGGCACGCGGTGCTCATCGCGGCCGAACGGGCGACCGAGCGCGGCGTGCCGCTGCGCGTGGTGTGCGGGATCCCGCCGGTCAGCGGCGCGCTGGCCTGGATGCCGGCGACCGTGGACCAGGAGGCGCTCGTGGCCGACATCCAGGTGCAGCTCGGTAACGGGGCACGCTGGCTCAACAGCCACTTCCCGAACCTCGAGATCGAGACGGAGGCCGTGAACGGCCCACCGATCGAGATGCTGCTCGAGGAGTCCGCACGTTCGCGCCTCACCGTCGTGGGTACGCGCGGGCGCGGCGGTTTCGCCGGGATGCTGCTCGGATCGACAAGCCAGGGCGTGCTGCACCACGCACGCGGCCCGGTCCTCGTGGTCCCGGACCGCGACGATCCGCGACTGCACAACCGATCGGACTTCGACACGCCCGCCGGCTAG
- a CDS encoding type III polyketide synthase — protein MTALMRSLETAVPSTVMVQSVVRDVFAAQPGLTRLGQRLVTAAFDSSGIETRYTAVDELTLEQQAEDPVFFDAAKLEILRPGTKARNEVYADAGAALFVEAARKALDAADGIGPDDVTHVVTVSCTGFFNPGPDYKIVRELGLRPAAQRYHLGFMGCYAAFPALRAAKSFCDADPDAVVLVVSAELCSLHVRSSNDPDTIVGTSLFADGAAAAVISARPDLVPPSRPHLSLDFFETTLTPVGEESMAWNIGDEGFEMVLGNYVPHIIDDHIVGALAPLLERDVSLRGVDYQDIEHWGIHPGGRSILDKVQARLGLGDEQLVPARETLRDYGNMSSATVMFVLKNILDLPEAAANDAGALLDERPAGASRVCAMAFGPGLTVETALFTKVTA, from the coding sequence ATGACAGCGCTCATGAGGTCCCTCGAAACCGCCGTCCCTTCGACCGTCATGGTCCAGTCCGTGGTGCGCGATGTCTTCGCGGCGCAGCCCGGCCTGACCCGGCTCGGGCAGCGGCTCGTCACTGCGGCGTTCGACTCGTCCGGGATCGAGACCCGCTACACCGCCGTCGACGAGCTGACGCTCGAGCAGCAGGCCGAGGACCCCGTCTTCTTTGACGCGGCGAAACTGGAGATCCTCCGCCCCGGAACCAAGGCACGCAACGAGGTCTACGCCGACGCGGGCGCGGCCCTCTTCGTCGAGGCCGCGCGCAAGGCCCTCGACGCCGCGGACGGGATCGGGCCCGACGACGTCACCCACGTCGTCACCGTCTCCTGCACCGGCTTCTTCAACCCGGGGCCGGACTACAAGATCGTCCGCGAGCTCGGCCTGCGCCCCGCCGCCCAGCGCTACCACCTCGGATTCATGGGCTGCTACGCCGCCTTCCCGGCGCTGCGTGCGGCGAAGTCCTTCTGCGACGCCGACCCCGACGCCGTCGTCCTGGTCGTGAGCGCGGAGCTCTGCTCGTTGCACGTGCGCAGCTCGAACGACCCGGACACGATCGTCGGCACTTCCCTCTTCGCCGACGGCGCGGCCGCCGCCGTGATCTCCGCCCGCCCGGACCTCGTCCCGCCGTCGCGCCCGCATCTCTCGCTCGACTTCTTCGAGACGACGCTGACGCCCGTGGGGGAGGAGTCGATGGCCTGGAACATCGGTGACGAGGGCTTCGAGATGGTGCTCGGAAATTACGTTCCGCACATCATCGACGACCACATCGTCGGCGCGCTCGCCCCGCTGCTCGAGCGCGACGTGTCCCTGCGCGGGGTGGACTACCAGGACATCGAGCACTGGGGCATCCACCCGGGAGGGCGCAGCATCCTCGACAAGGTTCAGGCGCGGCTGGGGCTCGGCGACGAGCAGCTCGTCCCGGCGCGCGAGACCTTGCGCGACTACGGGAACATGAGCAGCGCGACCGTCATGTTCGTGCTCAAGAACATCCTCGACCTGCCCGAGGCCGCAGCGAACGACGCCGGCGCGCTCCTCGACGAGCGGCCCGCCGGGGCGTCGCGGGTCTGCGCGATGGCGTTCGGGCCGGGCCTGACCGTGGAGACCGCGCTGTTCACGAAGGTCACCGCCTGA
- a CDS encoding class I SAM-dependent methyltransferase → MDFLARRDEHAVEQMDRPDCDPVRLANTYRQFRLVNAAVSGWRRTWVRHIRPALSTTRATTLLDVGSGAGDIPRAFARWAAREGLALEVTAIDPDERAGAFMSSLPPVPGVSLRRAHTADLVAEGARYDVVTSNHLLHHLDDAQLAGLLADSEALAGRLVVHSDIARTRVGYALFSAGTLPLPASFIREDGLTSIRRSYRVNELREAVPDGWRVERQGPFRNLLIRRA, encoded by the coding sequence ATGGACTTCCTCGCCCGCCGCGACGAGCACGCCGTCGAGCAGATGGACCGGCCCGACTGCGATCCCGTCCGGCTCGCGAATACCTACCGGCAGTTCCGGCTCGTCAACGCCGCGGTCTCCGGGTGGCGCCGCACGTGGGTGCGCCACATTCGCCCCGCGCTGTCGACCACGCGGGCCACCACCCTGCTCGACGTCGGCTCGGGCGCCGGCGACATCCCTCGCGCCTTCGCGCGCTGGGCCGCGCGCGAAGGGCTCGCCCTCGAGGTCACCGCGATCGACCCCGACGAGCGCGCCGGCGCCTTCATGAGCTCGCTGCCGCCGGTGCCCGGCGTGAGCCTGCGCCGCGCACACACCGCCGATCTGGTCGCCGAGGGCGCACGGTACGACGTCGTCACCTCCAATCACCTCCTGCACCATCTGGACGACGCGCAGCTGGCCGGGCTGCTGGCCGACTCGGAGGCGCTCGCCGGCCGCCTCGTGGTGCATAGCGACATCGCGCGCACGCGCGTCGGCTACGCGCTGTTCTCGGCGGGGACCCTCCCGCTGCCGGCCTCTTTCATCCGCGAGGACGGGCTGACGTCGATCCGGCGCAGCTACCGGGTGAACGAGCTGCGCGAGGCCGTGCCCGACGGGTGGCGGGTCGAACGCCAAGGGCCGTTCCGCAATCTGCTGATCCGTCGGGCCTGA
- a CDS encoding FAD-dependent oxidoreductase: MRGESGEARNPAPGAAVPARADVVVAGAGPVGLFAALLLARAGADVVVLERRTRRSGHSRAIGIHSPALAALESAGVAADLVAAGVRIPGGQARCRGRLLAELSFEPVPGPYPFVLSLPQAETEGMLERHLGRAGVEPRRGVEVTGLRRVAKGVVLQTNWGEIEARFVVAADGARSVVRDAAGIAAPVRTYPDAYVMGDFAETSGREADARAVLYLESAGVVESFPLPGARRRWVVRTGRRAGEPELDALVEAVRRRTGVVLDPGSNTMLSAFGVRRRIAEQFSAGRVALVGDAAHEISPIGGQGMNLGWLDAVALAPHLLSGLSGDEVGPRLESWAAQRRAAARAAAQRAHLNMALGRPVPGLLLPVRNGLLGSVAAVPSLHDAVARTFTMTSR; encoded by the coding sequence ATGCGAGGCGAATCGGGCGAAGCGCGCAATCCCGCCCCCGGGGCGGCGGTCCCCGCGCGTGCCGACGTCGTCGTGGCGGGCGCGGGGCCGGTGGGGCTCTTCGCGGCGCTCCTGCTCGCCCGGGCGGGGGCCGACGTCGTCGTGCTGGAGCGGCGCACCCGGCGCAGCGGGCACTCCCGCGCGATCGGGATTCACTCGCCGGCGCTGGCGGCCCTCGAGTCGGCCGGCGTCGCCGCGGACCTAGTCGCGGCGGGCGTGCGCATCCCGGGCGGGCAGGCGCGCTGCCGCGGTCGGCTGCTCGCGGAGCTGTCCTTCGAGCCGGTGCCGGGCCCCTACCCGTTCGTGCTCTCGCTCCCGCAGGCGGAGACCGAAGGAATGCTCGAGCGGCACCTCGGGCGGGCCGGCGTCGAGCCGCGCCGCGGCGTCGAGGTGACGGGGCTCCGGCGGGTCGCGAAGGGCGTCGTGCTGCAGACGAACTGGGGTGAGATCGAGGCGCGCTTCGTCGTCGCTGCGGACGGTGCGCGAAGCGTGGTCCGCGACGCGGCGGGGATTGCGGCCCCGGTGCGCACCTATCCGGACGCGTACGTCATGGGCGACTTCGCCGAGACCTCCGGCCGTGAGGCCGACGCGCGGGCGGTGCTGTATCTGGAGTCAGCTGGCGTCGTCGAGTCCTTCCCGCTGCCGGGTGCCAGGCGGCGCTGGGTGGTCCGGACCGGGCGGCGAGCCGGCGAGCCTGAGCTCGACGCCCTCGTGGAGGCGGTGCGGCGACGCACGGGCGTGGTCCTCGACCCGGGGTCGAACACGATGCTCAGCGCGTTCGGCGTTCGGCGCCGGATCGCGGAGCAGTTCTCTGCCGGCCGCGTGGCGCTGGTCGGGGACGCCGCTCACGAGATCAGCCCGATCGGCGGCCAGGGCATGAATCTGGGTTGGCTCGACGCCGTGGCGCTCGCTCCGCACCTCCTCTCCGGGCTCTCCGGAGATGAGGTCGGCCCGCGTCTGGAGTCGTGGGCGGCGCAGCGCCGAGCTGCCGCGCGGGCCGCGGCGCAACGGGCGCATCTGAACATGGCTCTGGGTCGGCCCGTTCCCGGGCTTCTGCTGCCGGTGCGCAACGGGCTGCTGGGTTCCGTTGCGGCCGTGCCCTCCCTGCACGACGCCGTCGCGCGCACCTTCACGATGACGTCCCGCTAG
- a CDS encoding FecCD family ABC transporter permease: MTTVTFAAPSLDRRARLLAITLVAAILGILVVSGATGPLGTSLADAGRVVLGHLVPGMPWMTDGTLSSAQDQAVWNFRIPRALLAGVVGACLALAGALLQVVVRNPLAEPYILGVSSGAGLGAVSVIVLGSTAVAGISLNVGAFLGAVLATALVYFLASQRGVVAPARLILSGVALGTFFAAITNFLTISTEAQNVYSVLFFMLGSVSAATFAKVAGPLVALLLVGALAFSRSRALNAMLAGDETASSLGVDVHKLRRIVLVGAALLTGTSVAVSGGIGFVGLIVPHVARMLVGSDHRRSLPVAMLGGAAFLMLADLAARTILQPVEIPIGIVTAVVGAPFFLWLMRTSGATRGGVDK, encoded by the coding sequence ATGACTACCGTTACTTTTGCCGCGCCCAGCCTCGATCGGCGTGCGCGGCTTCTCGCCATCACCCTGGTGGCGGCGATCCTCGGGATACTCGTGGTCTCCGGCGCCACAGGGCCCCTGGGGACCTCGCTCGCCGACGCCGGGCGAGTGGTCCTGGGGCACCTGGTGCCCGGCATGCCGTGGATGACGGATGGCACGCTCTCGAGTGCCCAGGACCAGGCGGTCTGGAACTTCAGGATTCCGCGGGCGCTGCTCGCCGGAGTCGTCGGTGCGTGTTTGGCGCTCGCCGGGGCGTTGCTGCAGGTCGTGGTGCGCAACCCCCTGGCCGAACCGTACATCCTGGGGGTCTCCTCGGGCGCCGGTCTCGGGGCAGTCTCCGTCATCGTGCTCGGCAGCACCGCCGTCGCCGGGATCTCACTCAACGTCGGGGCGTTTCTCGGTGCAGTCCTGGCGACGGCGCTCGTCTACTTCCTGGCGTCGCAGCGCGGCGTCGTCGCGCCGGCTCGCTTGATCCTCTCCGGGGTCGCGTTGGGGACGTTCTTCGCCGCGATCACGAACTTCCTGACCATCAGCACCGAAGCCCAGAACGTCTACAGCGTCTTGTTCTTCATGCTCGGTTCGGTCTCGGCTGCGACGTTCGCCAAGGTGGCTGGGCCCCTGGTGGCACTCCTTCTCGTGGGCGCTCTCGCCTTTTCGCGGAGCCGCGCGCTCAATGCGATGCTGGCCGGCGACGAAACGGCGTCTTCGCTGGGAGTGGACGTGCACAAGCTGCGCAGGATCGTGCTGGTCGGTGCGGCGCTGTTGACCGGGACCTCGGTGGCCGTTAGCGGGGGCATCGGATTTGTGGGTCTGATCGTCCCGCACGTCGCGCGCATGCTGGTCGGTTCCGACCACCGGCGCTCGCTGCCCGTGGCGATGCTCGGCGGCGCCGCTTTCCTGATGCTCGCGGACCTGGCCGCGCGCACCATCCTGCAGCCCGTGGAGATCCCGATCGGGATCGTCACCGCAGTGGTCGGGGCACCCTTCTTCCTGTGGCTCATGCGCACCTCAGGCGCGACCCGGGGAGGGGTGGACAAATGA
- a CDS encoding ABC transporter ATP-binding protein, translated as MSGTSPADPAAVTFDGVSVDLAGRTAVHDVDLHVPAGQFLGLLGPNGSGKSTLLRTLYKVNRPSAGVVRVAGDDLLSLAPREAARRVAVLAQEGSSDFAMTVDDVVMLGRTPHQGGFGATSAADRRIAAEALELVSAGQLAGREFSTLSGGEKQRVLLARAFAQQTPVLVLDEPTNHLDIHYQLELLELVAARGVTVIAALHDVNLAAQFCDRIAVLVDGRLVAQGTPDEVVRPEVIDPAFRVVSDHLPNPHAGHPVISFRRPRSRNLTSHTRA; from the coding sequence ATGAGCGGCACGTCGCCCGCGGACCCGGCTGCCGTGACCTTTGACGGTGTGAGTGTCGACCTCGCGGGGCGCACGGCCGTTCACGACGTCGACCTGCACGTCCCAGCGGGCCAGTTTCTGGGCCTGCTGGGGCCGAACGGCAGCGGAAAGTCCACACTCCTGCGCACGCTCTACAAGGTGAACCGCCCCAGCGCCGGCGTCGTCCGGGTGGCGGGGGACGATCTGCTCTCACTGGCGCCGCGCGAAGCCGCTCGCCGTGTCGCCGTTCTGGCGCAAGAGGGATCCTCCGACTTCGCCATGACGGTGGACGACGTCGTGATGCTCGGCCGCACTCCGCACCAGGGCGGGTTCGGTGCCACCTCGGCGGCGGATCGCCGCATCGCCGCCGAAGCGTTAGAGCTGGTCAGTGCTGGTCAACTGGCGGGACGCGAGTTCTCCACGCTCTCCGGGGGAGAGAAGCAGCGCGTCCTCCTGGCGCGAGCCTTCGCGCAGCAGACTCCCGTTCTGGTGCTCGATGAACCCACCAACCACCTCGACATCCACTACCAGCTGGAGTTGCTCGAGCTGGTGGCGGCCCGCGGCGTCACCGTGATCGCGGCCCTCCACGACGTGAATCTCGCGGCACAGTTCTGCGACCGGATCGCCGTCCTGGTCGACGGTCGGCTGGTCGCGCAGGGGACGCCTGACGAGGTGGTTCGCCCGGAGGTCATCGATCCCGCTTTTCGCGTCGTCAGCGATCACCTCCCCAATCCCCACGCGGGCCATCCGGTGATCTCCTTCCGCCGGCCCCGGAGCAGAAACCTCACATCACACACCAGAGCCTGA
- a CDS encoding ABC transporter substrate-binding protein, whose product MNTTQRTRFAAPALSIVALLALSACGQSVAVENAPEEATGATVTSCGTDVSTTSAPERIVTMTPGMTDLVDRLGAADRIVGEAQTDTGEVSSSVSSNADITLLSDRTPPSREVTLGVNPDLVLSPTTYEFNAEQGFATQEQLETAGAAVYVAAAGCPDRRSDAEVTDIYDDIERVGALLGEKEAAAELRAEAEAELTAVADAVESQDKLSVAQLYVEAETLSAIGASVEYDIIARAGGDNVFSPEDPAFADFFAASISPETLVEKNPDAIVFTAADDAQAEATREYLRKHFAEVAAVKDDRLIQLDATVVMPGAWGNIEAVRTVAEGLYPDAF is encoded by the coding sequence ATGAACACCACTCAACGAACCCGCTTCGCGGCCCCGGCCCTGTCCATCGTCGCGTTGCTTGCACTGAGCGCATGCGGGCAGTCGGTGGCCGTGGAGAACGCGCCCGAGGAGGCGACGGGCGCCACGGTGACAAGCTGCGGAACGGACGTCAGCACGACGTCTGCGCCGGAACGGATCGTCACGATGACACCGGGGATGACGGATCTCGTCGACCGCCTCGGAGCAGCCGACCGGATCGTCGGTGAGGCGCAGACGGACACCGGGGAGGTCTCATCGTCCGTCAGCTCAAACGCCGACATCACCTTGCTGAGCGACCGCACCCCGCCGTCGCGTGAGGTGACGTTGGGTGTGAACCCCGATCTCGTGCTCTCGCCGACCACCTACGAGTTCAACGCGGAGCAGGGTTTCGCCACGCAGGAGCAGCTCGAAACGGCTGGCGCCGCCGTCTACGTGGCGGCGGCAGGTTGCCCCGACCGGCGTTCGGACGCCGAGGTGACGGACATCTACGACGACATCGAGCGGGTCGGTGCGCTGCTGGGTGAGAAGGAGGCGGCGGCTGAGCTGCGCGCCGAGGCCGAAGCCGAGCTGACGGCGGTGGCAGACGCCGTCGAAAGCCAGGACAAACTGAGCGTTGCCCAGCTCTACGTCGAGGCGGAGACGCTGAGTGCGATCGGCGCCAGCGTGGAGTACGACATCATCGCCCGCGCCGGTGGGGACAACGTGTTCAGCCCGGAGGACCCGGCGTTTGCGGATTTCTTCGCCGCATCTATTTCGCCGGAGACTCTCGTGGAGAAGAACCCGGACGCCATCGTCTTCACGGCCGCCGATGATGCGCAAGCCGAGGCGACTCGCGAGTATCTGCGCAAGCACTTCGCGGAGGTCGCCGCGGTCAAAGACGACCGGCTGATTCAGCTGGACGCGACCGTGGTCATGCCGGGTGCCTGGGGCAACATCGAAGCCGTGCGCACTGTCGCCGAGGGGCTCTACCCGGACGCCTTCTGA
- a CDS encoding DUF4287 domain-containing protein, translated as MSFQAYLDAAEAKTGLTPRQLLELAQGRGYDGPDVKAGEILDWLKNDYGLGRGHGMAIVHVIKNGPGIDPKHVGSSGSHRDASDTLWLEGKASKPA; from the coding sequence ATGTCGTTTCAGGCATACCTTGACGCCGCTGAGGCGAAGACCGGCCTCACGCCACGTCAGCTGCTGGAGCTCGCCCAGGGCAGGGGGTACGACGGGCCGGACGTCAAAGCCGGGGAGATCCTGGACTGGCTCAAGAACGACTACGGACTGGGCCGCGGGCACGGCATGGCAATCGTCCACGTCATCAAGAACGGCCCGGGTATCGACCCGAAACACGTGGGGAGCTCCGGCTCGCACCGGGATGCATCCGACACGCTCTGGCTGGAGGGGAAAGCCAGCAAGCCGGCCTAG
- a CDS encoding TetR/AcrR family transcriptional regulator, protein MPRSSDHEERRTLIATAFQRLLAEEGPTATSLARVAREAQVSVGSIQHYFADRQALLHFSYTSNAEAVVQRVQVRVEQGERDRESIATMTLAGLGQLLPLDQMRRTEMAVHRQLLAEAPFNPDLAKVAQNVSHALLERLALGIANGKKCGEVDSSTDPDAAATTLLATTQGLGLVLDTSGRIVRPEDVSDVLQPVAANIFSGPCRHHDADPTPRGVQPTPLAKSADERDT, encoded by the coding sequence ATGCCACGATCGTCTGACCATGAAGAACGTCGAACACTCATCGCCACGGCTTTCCAACGGCTGTTAGCCGAGGAAGGCCCGACCGCCACGAGCCTGGCCCGTGTTGCGCGTGAGGCACAGGTGTCCGTCGGATCTATCCAGCACTATTTCGCTGACCGGCAGGCGCTCCTTCATTTCTCCTATACGTCCAACGCCGAAGCCGTGGTTCAGCGTGTCCAGGTGCGAGTTGAACAAGGTGAACGAGACCGGGAATCCATCGCAACGATGACATTGGCCGGCCTCGGCCAACTGCTCCCGCTTGATCAAATGCGGCGAACGGAAATGGCGGTCCACCGACAGCTCCTCGCCGAAGCACCCTTCAACCCGGACTTGGCGAAGGTGGCCCAGAATGTCTCGCACGCCCTGCTCGAGCGTCTCGCCCTCGGAATCGCGAACGGCAAGAAGTGCGGCGAGGTCGATTCCTCGACAGACCCGGATGCGGCAGCAACTACACTGCTGGCCACCACTCAGGGCCTGGGTCTTGTGCTCGATACTTCCGGGAGGATCGTGCGCCCAGAAGATGTTTCGGATGTCCTGCAGCCCGTCGCTGCAAACATTTTCTCCGGACCGTGCCGCCATCACGACGCCGACCCGACACCGCGAGGAGTTCAGCCCACACCTCTCGCTAAAAGTGCAGACGAGCGCGATACTTAG